From the genome of Papaver somniferum cultivar HN1 chromosome 2, ASM357369v1, whole genome shotgun sequence, one region includes:
- the LOC113347683 gene encoding probable amidase At4g34880, translated as MESHHRNFFINLLLILILSFFMSTTTGSFSIREASIRDIQQALLENELTSRQLVEFYLHEIQTLNPLLRAVIEVNPDALDLADEADSERIIAKGSQLGELHGIPILLKDTIGTKDKLNTTSGSYALLGSVVPRDAGVVEKLRKSGALILGKTSLSEWAYMRSFHSPKGWSARAGQGKNPYVLSGTPCGSSSGSAISVAANLVTVSLGAETHGSILCPSSHNSVVGIKPTVGLTSRAGVIPVAPRQDTIGPICRTVSDAVYVLDAILGFDQLDAEATKAAEKYIPDGGYKQFLKKDGLAGKRIGIVRHPFFSFPHESNISQVFEGHFDTIRNSSAVLVDNLEIEHIDIITNPGHSGELTVMKAEFKQSLNIYLKELITSPVRSLANVIAFNQNHKDLEKVDKFPQDMLVAAENTHGMDGEKEKAIVEHLERLSRDGFEKLMSENKLDTIVTPGSDFAAVLAIGGYPGISVPAAYDEDNDGMPVGICFGGLRGTEPKLIEIAYGFEQATLIRRPPSLKSEDDNRSITQLLASQ; from the exons ATGGAGTCCCATCACAGAAATTTCTTCATTAATCTCCTGTTAATCTTAATACTGTCGTTCTTCATGTCTACTACTACTGGTTCATTCTCAATCAGAGAAGCCAGTATCCGCGACATCCAACAAGCATTACTGGAGAACGAGTTGACATCCAGACAACTAGTTGAATTCTATCTACACGAGATTCAAACACTCAACCCTCTTCTTCGGGCTGTAATCGAGGTGAATCCAGATGCATTAGATCTAGCTGATGAAGCTGATTCGGAGAGGATAATTGCTAAGGGTAGCCAATTGGGGGAGTTACATGGGATACCTATCCTTCTCAAGGACACCATAGGTACGAAAGATAAACTCAACACAACTTCTGGATCATATGCGCTGCTGGGGTCTGTGGTGCCGAGAGATGCAGGGGTGGTCGAGAAGTTGAGGAAATCGGGCGCGTTGATTTTGGGGAAGACGAGTTTAAGCGAGTGGGCATACATGCGTTCCTTCCATAGTCCGAAGGGTTGGTCTGCAAGAGCTGGCCAGGGTAAG AATCCGTATGTTTTGTCAGGCACTCCATGTGGTTCGAGTAGTGGATCAGCTATCTCAGTAGCTGCGAACTTGGTAACGGTATCATTGGGTGCTGAAACGCATGGATCGATACTTTGCCCGTCTAGTCATAACTCGGTTGTTGGAATTAAGCCTACTGTTGGACTCACAAGTCGAGCTGGGGTCATCCCGGTTGCGCCTAGACAGGACACAATTGG ACCTATTTGCAGGACCGTATCAGATGCGGTTTATGTGCTCGATGCAATTCTGGGTTTTGATCAGCTAGATGCTGAAGCAACTAAAGCAGCAGAAAAGTACATACCTGATGGGGGTTACAAGCAATTTCTCAAAAAAGATGGTCTGGCAGGCAAAAGAATAGGGATAGTCAGGCATCCATTTTTCAGCTTTCCTCATGAGTCGAACATTTCACAAGTTTTTGAAGGGCATTTTGACACAATCAG GAATTCCT CTGCGGTTTTAGTGGACAACCTGGAAATTGAGCACATCGACATCATTACTAATCCTGGTCATAGTGGTGAATTAACAGTAATGAAGGCGGAGTTCAAACAGTCGTTGAATATTTACTTGAAAGAGCTAATTACTTCTCCAGTGAGGTCGTTGGCTAATGTAATTGCCTTCAATCAAAACCATAAGGATTTG GAAAAGGTAGATAAGTTCCCTCAAGATATGCTAGTAGCGGCGGAGAACACACATGGAATGGACGGGGAGAAAGAAAAGGCTATAGTGGAGCACCTGGAGAGATTGTCAAGAGATGGGTTTGAAAAGTTGATGTCGGAGAACAAGTTGGACACAATCGTGACTCCAGGTTCAGATTTTGCAGCTGTGCTAGCGATTGGAGGATACCCTGGCATAAGTGTTCCAGCAgcttatgatgaagataatgatggtATGCCAGTAGGAATCTGTTTTGGAGGGTTAAGGGGCACAGAGCCAAAGCTTATTGAAATTGCTTATGGATTCGAACAGGCGACACTAATTAGGAGACCTCCGTCCTTAAAATCAGAAGATGATAACAGGAGTATCACTCAGCTTCTAGCTAGTCAATAG
- the LOC113347682 gene encoding probable U3 small nucleolar RNA-associated protein 11: MSSLRNSVPRRAHKERSQPQARKKFGILEKHKDYRQRAKAYHTKENIIKILKEKAANKNPDEFYYNMIRSKTVDGVHIPESEAKFTQDQLMLMKTQDMAYIKQKWQSEEKKIERLSSMLHSLGDRKPNKHVYFAEDRDEAKEIQSNLLSHGKLPSQDIPAHIKRKTEISYRELEARKKRANELKKMYMEMALKKELQKKGRKRKLREDEIVSPTSGPVYKWRTERKR; encoded by the exons ATGTCGTCTCTAAGGAATTCTGTCCCTAGGAGAGCTCACAAAGAACGATCCCAGCC GCAAGCAAGAAAAAAGTTTGGGATTCTTGAAAAGCACAAAGATTACCGTCAGCGTGCAAAGGCATACCACACAAAGGAGAACATTATAAAG ATACTCAAGGAGAAGGCTGCAAACAAGAACCCAGATGAGTTCTACTATAATATGATCAGATCGAAGACTGTTGATGGAGTCCACATACCAga GAGCGAGGCCAAATTCACTCAAGATCAACTCATGCTGATGAAAACCCAAGATATGGCGTATATCAAACAGAAATGGCAAAGTGAGGAGAAG AAAATCGAAAGGTTAAGTTCCATGTTGCACTCTCTTGGTGATCGGAAGCCAAACAAACATGTTTACTTTGCCGAAGACAG GGATGAGGCCAAAGAAATTCAATCAAATTTACTATCACATGGAAAGTTGCCTTCTCAGGATATCCCTGCTCATATCAAAAG GAAAACAGAAATATCTTATAGAGAGCTGGAAGCACGTAAAAAAAGAGCAAATGAGCTGAAGAAGATGTACATGGAGATGGCTTTGAAGAAGGAATTGCAG AAAAAGGGCCGGAAACGTAAACTTCGAGAGGATGAGATTGTTTCTCCAACTTCTGGACCTGTATACAAGTGGAGAACGGAGCGAAAGCGGTGA